One Desulfomonile tiedjei genomic window carries:
- the hisA gene encoding 1-(5-phosphoribosyl)-5-[(5-phosphoribosylamino)methylideneamino]imidazole-4-carboxamide isomerase: MIIIPAIDLKDGKCVRLRQGKMELSTVFNEDPAAQARRWEELGASRIHVVDLDGSVGGKPANLRTVKQIAEAVRVPIQLGGGIRSATTIAMYLDAGISCVILGTIAAKEPETVKDLISRFPNQVAIGIDARSGKVAVEGWTESADVTAVELALQYKAVPPVAFIYTDIDKDGMMQGPNAEATGEFARSVAAPVILSGGISGLDDVAAVLPLAKDGVMGIIIGRALYEGKVDLREAIRLAEEANAR, encoded by the coding sequence ATGATCATCATTCCGGCAATTGACCTTAAAGACGGCAAATGTGTGCGCCTGCGCCAGGGCAAGATGGAGTTGTCAACCGTCTTCAACGAAGATCCCGCCGCGCAAGCGCGGCGCTGGGAAGAGCTGGGAGCGTCCAGGATACACGTGGTGGACCTCGATGGGTCGGTCGGTGGCAAACCGGCCAACCTCCGAACAGTCAAGCAAATCGCTGAAGCGGTGCGCGTTCCAATACAACTCGGAGGCGGAATCAGATCCGCGACTACGATCGCCATGTACTTGGACGCAGGGATTAGCTGCGTAATACTAGGCACCATAGCTGCAAAAGAACCGGAAACCGTAAAGGATCTCATCTCCAGGTTTCCGAATCAAGTTGCCATCGGCATTGACGCCCGTTCCGGGAAAGTCGCAGTGGAGGGATGGACCGAGTCCGCTGATGTCACGGCTGTTGAATTGGCTTTGCAGTATAAAGCTGTTCCACCCGTCGCTTTCATCTATACGGACATTGACAAAGACGGTATGATGCAAGGTCCAAACGCGGAGGCCACCGGAGAATTCGCTCGGAGCGTCGCGGCGCCGGTCATCCTTTCAGGCGGGATTTCCGGTTTAGATGATGTGGCTGCCGTCCTGCCTCTTGCAAAAGACGGGGTAATGGGCATAATTATCGGCAGAGCGCTGTACGAAGGGAAAGTCGATCTGAGAGAAGCTATCAGACTTGCGGAAGAAGCCAATGCTCGCTAA